One Pseudomonas sp. B21_DOA genomic window, GTGCCAGCCCGCCAGCTTGGCCTTAGCCCGCCAGTTCTCTACCTGCTTGCCCAGCTCTGCCGCCTTGAGTGATGGGGGCGGGGAAGCATCCAGATCCACAGGAAAGAAAAACGCGCCGAAGCGACGGTTATTGCCGTCAGTCCAGGGTATCGCCCGCGTTTTATCCACCTCGGAACTGATAAATAGAGAGAACTTGGTCTGACTCATCACGTGCTCTTTGTTGCGCTGGCACCATTCGAGAAACAACGAATAGAGGTCGGTCGATAGACACGGTCCCCAAAGCCCATGCCCCAGCTCGCTGTACTTCCACAGATGCAAGAATGTTTGCCAGCCGGCCCGGCTCAAGGCCACCAAACGCTCACGCGCCTCGGTCGATGGCGGCCGCGTGCGCTGGTTGAAGTCCCCTAGATCGACCGACAATAACCAACCGTAGAGCGCCGCCACCCCACCCTGCTCCAGTTCACGACCAATCGCCTTTTGCCTTGCGACTGGCAGGGTCTCCATAGGCCACATGACCAGCATTCGTCGATCACTGTCGCTGATTGGCCACGGAAGAATCTCGTTGCTGAGAAACACCGCGTTCATGTGGTTGGCTTCTTCCCAGCCATTAATGAATTTCGACTCCATCCGCACCGTTTTACCAGTGATCAAGTGCTTGATCTTGCCCACCTGGTTGTAACGTTGATCGCGACTGACGACCTCTTCAAATACCGACCACAATTTGCGGCTTTGCCACGCGTTGAAACTGCTTTCCAATTGCGTCTGACCAACAGTCGCCGCGTATTGGCCGTAAAGCATGCCGAGTGCGTCAGCGAACAAAAGGCTCTTGCCCGAACCTTCCATGATCGAATGCATCAACACAGCGGTATCCATCTTGGCGCCGAGGTGTTGCAGCGGATACGCCAGCCAGCGAGTTAGCCAATCGGTTGCAGCTTCATCGTGGTTACAAAGAAATGAAATCAGCCAACGCAGGTTGGCACACGCTGCATCATCCCTGACTGGCTCAAGCGGCAACCCGTCAAAGGTATTGATGTACACCGCAGGATCCTTCGTCATGGTCGGATCAAACACGATGTGTTCAACATCGACGGTGCGGCGCTCACTGCTGTTCAACCACAGCGGGTAAGTGTCACCCAGCGCCATCTTCACCGCGCCCTCGGCTATACGCCGCTTCTTTTCCCGATCCCAAACGTCTTTGGTGCCATCGATGTAAACGTAGCGATCGGTTGGAGACATCCCGAATGCACCGCCTTTCTTCCCAGCCATGCGGCGCGCCTGCTCGATCTCGCGAACATGGTCGTCAGAAATCAGCCTCTTTCCGGTGTCGTCCAACCAGGCTTTGGCCAGAGGCTTGCCCACGCGAGCTTCGAAGGCGGACTTCTTCATTACCTTCGATTGGTCGCAGTCCCATACGTGCGTGGTGCCCTCGACCAACGCAAAACGACGCAGAATGTGATCCAACGTTATGACCTCCCCGCCCCCCGTCAGGAGCAGGAGCGGCCTCGCTGGACGGGCATGTTTCGTCGGAGATCGGCCCGCTCAATTCACCGGATGGGGTGGGGGAAGATCATTCGGATCTGGACGGGCGGCGTATTGCATGCCCAACATTCGCGCAGCATCCTTCACAGCCTTCGACTGGTCGCCACCGTGCTCGAGTAAGCAGAACACTTCAAAGGCGTCGTTCTGATGCCCGTTCGCGAGAGGGTCAGCACCGTGGTGCGAATAAACCTTGTCCTCACTGATCGTCACCCCTGGCAGACCGGTGCTGCTTTGAGGGTACAGCCACTTATTGCCTCGCTTGATGTATCCATGGGCACGAAGAAGCTCCGCAACATCGTGACAACGGTTGAATTCATTAATTACCGAGGGCTGTTTGCCGCCACCGAGTGCAGGACGCTTTTGGGCTTTGGCCGGTGGCTTTGGTGGCGCAACCGCCCATGGACATGCAGCTTCAGCATCTCGCTTAAAAACTCCCAATTCTGCCAAATGGTAAGCAGCTCGTTGGTCAGCGTCGGCAGCCCGTCAGTAGCACTTGGAGCAGTTTTCCAGATGTAAGGTTTGCCGGTACCGGGATGAATTGATGGTGGAAATACGTCTTGCACCAATCCCGCACGTAGTTCAAAGACCGTGAAGCGTTTGAACGGCTCGGCTTCGGTTCGTGCAGCAGCTTCTGCGGCAAGATCACCCTGCTCTTTCGCAACCTTAGCCTTGTCCATCAACCCTTTGAAAATCGAACCGTCCGGGTCTTTTTCATTCGGCCATGAAAGTGAATGACGCGTGAGTTCGATGCCTTCCGGCACCTTGAACACCACCCGGAATCGCAGCGGATTCCCGACGATAGTCGGGAACACTACTGCCATCGCGTCAAGGTCAAGGCCCAACAGTTCATACAGAACATGTCGCGTCCATTGAACGTCATCAACATCCAATGAACAAACGCGGCTCGGCCCCAGCACGACGCCAAGGTTGTGATTTGGGTTTCGTTGCCAGAACGCCTCGGCCGTGTCGGCGTCGGTGATGTAGCCTCCGGGCTTATTCCACCCAAGGCCTTTCGGAGCCTTTTCACCTGGATCAATCGATACGAGTGCCAAGTCAAAAGTACTGATGTAACGCTTTGCCCATTTAGCGATGGCTGTTCCTTTGCCCGATTCACTCATCGCCGGGCCTCCCGCAACTCCTGACAAGAGACGCAGGTCTCACAACCTTCAACCTTCTGCTGTCGAAGCAACGGGATTGGTTCGTCGCAGTCGCCACAGAACTGCGCGCTAACGCGGCTCGATGGCACGCGGCGACTGCGATGGATAGCAACATCAAGCAGGTATTGCGCCTGCTCGTTTGCGCGGTCGATATCATCAGCCATTGATGCGATCCTCCATCGCCTGACGAGCGCCCGCCATGATTCCAAGGACTTCGCGAATCACATCCATACCGTGCTTTTCGAGATCAACAACTTCGTGAAGCTCCCAAACATTATCCGCGGCGCCGTCATGCATTTTTGCCACGAATTCACCTGTCTCACCGAGCAACTTGCCAACGGCTTTCAGGGCATCACGCGTTGCCGGTACTGGCACTGGGCGGTACCAAACTGCACCTGCTGGACGCATTAATGCGTCCAGTAAGCGCGAATCAGCCGTCAGCCTGATCACTTCCTCAAGCTCATCGGGATTTAACCAGCGGCGTTCTTCATCGAGTTTGAGTTTTTTCTGGAGGGTGTCGTTGTCCAACACCATTTCAAAGGCAAGGGCGGTGATTCCGCCCTTGTAGTCACGACCAGCGCGATAAATCGCTTGGCGTAGTGGCAGGACCGGACCAGCGTCCGGCAAAAGATCTGTGCGACTCATAACCGTAAATCCCCTGTTTACGGTGTAGCCATAGCCCAGGGCAAACCCTATCCTATGACCACGACCGATGTGCATGTGCTGTGTATCGTCGTAGTCGGGCTGGGGGATTCTTTGGTGAGAGGCCCCAGCTCGACACCTTTTAAGCGGCCCTGACCTTGCGGCGCGATCCGATTGGACGAATCTCTACCGCTGTACAGGCCCCTTCTCATCAACCCGAACTCGAATATCTCGAGCTGAGTTGAGCATTTGAGAGACAGCGCTTTGCGATACCCCAATCAGTAAAGCGAGCTCTGGTTGAGTCTTACCCTCGGCGAAATCTCCCAAGGGAATTCCTATTTCGTTTGCCATCCACGTTTCCTCGAATGGGCGTTGCGGCGTGGATATTAGTGTTACTTCTTTTAAACAGCAAGAAAAAAGACGTGAAGCTGTTTTGATAAAATAAGTCTTCCTTATAAATTGGGGCGCATGATTACCTCGATATCCTTCTCTGCCGACGACGAGACCCGAAAAGCCGAAGCTATGCGCTTGAAGGCTATTTATCAGGACCGCAAACGGCATGATCCTTCCCTTACCCAGGACAAAATCGCCGATCTGTGCGAATGGGCTGGGCAAAGCGTTGTCAGCCAATACTTAAATGGCCGAATCCCTCTCAACATCGGAGCGCTGATCAAATTTTCGAATGTCTTGGGCTTTTCGCTTGAAGAGGT contains:
- a CDS encoding TraR/DksA C4-type zinc finger protein; its protein translation is MADDIDRANEQAQYLLDVAIHRSRRVPSSRVSAQFCGDCDEPIPLLRQQKVEGCETCVSCQELREARR